A region of Paenibacillus thiaminolyticus DNA encodes the following proteins:
- a CDS encoding beta-glucosidase family protein, whose protein sequence is MKTVTESDMILTQLTLEEKASLCAGLNMWMTKSVDRLNIPAIAMYDGTNGIRKTASMEELGIFGDNVPATCYPTGSAIGSSWNVELLRELGVALGKEGRELDVEILLGPGINMKRTPLGGRNFEYYSEDPCLTGELGAAFVDGLQSQGVAASVKHFACNNQEYEKMITSSEVDERTLREIYLSAFERIVKKANPWTIMCSYNLLNGEYTSENEFLLKKILREEWGYDGVVLSDWTAVDNRVKGIKAGLDLEMPGPAHYNTKAIVEAVQSGELEERQLDTCVRRILELVRRTREHRGVELPSAEERHKLARRAAAESMVLLKNDKGLLPLQPERLSSVAVIGRFAKQPRIQGAGSAKVTPTQVDIPWDEMQDIAGERLELRYAEGYAQDSPPDTIDECLIEESVALARRSDVAIIFAGQPESSESEGLDIASIDLPCHQSKLIQAVADAQPNCIVVLSSGTALVMRPWIDQVSCVIQGWLSGQGGGRAIAEILFGLVNPSGKLSETFPVKLSDTPSYLYPRGENGKLFYREGLFTGYRYYDRKQLEPQFPFGHGLSYTTFEYVSLEAVQTGDEVHVTCAIRNTGTRSGKEIIQLYVNDEECLWQRPDKELKAFAKVNLEPGETKMVHFTLDRRDFSYYNTKQQRWVADMGFFNILAGSSSRDIRLRCRLHCDFGTQQAVQFHTFSLLSDWLRYSHSRAVLEEYLADMNRHAEEAVILNEEFIGFWNDFPLIKIIQMFGQQWLQDTSPHLVIEEMLERVARCQPADEELPER, encoded by the coding sequence ATGAAAACAGTAACTGAATCGGATATGATACTGACGCAATTGACGCTGGAAGAAAAAGCGTCGCTATGCGCGGGATTGAACATGTGGATGACCAAAAGCGTCGATCGGCTGAATATTCCTGCGATCGCCATGTATGACGGCACGAACGGAATCCGAAAAACAGCCAGCATGGAAGAACTCGGAATCTTCGGGGACAATGTGCCGGCTACGTGCTACCCGACGGGTTCGGCGATCGGCTCATCGTGGAACGTAGAGCTGCTGCGCGAACTCGGCGTCGCGCTTGGCAAGGAAGGAAGAGAGCTCGATGTCGAAATATTGCTCGGACCGGGCATCAATATGAAGCGAACTCCGCTCGGCGGGCGCAACTTCGAATATTATTCGGAGGATCCATGCCTGACAGGAGAACTGGGCGCCGCCTTCGTGGACGGGCTGCAAAGCCAGGGCGTGGCAGCATCCGTCAAGCACTTCGCATGCAACAATCAGGAGTACGAGAAGATGATCACCAGTTCGGAGGTTGATGAGCGCACGCTGCGTGAAATCTATCTCAGCGCGTTCGAACGAATTGTAAAAAAGGCGAATCCGTGGACGATCATGTGCTCTTACAACCTGCTCAATGGCGAGTACACCAGTGAGAACGAGTTCTTGCTGAAGAAAATTCTGCGGGAAGAATGGGGATATGACGGCGTCGTCCTCTCCGACTGGACCGCCGTTGACAATCGTGTCAAGGGCATCAAAGCAGGTCTTGATCTGGAGATGCCGGGCCCGGCCCACTACAATACGAAGGCCATCGTCGAGGCGGTGCAATCCGGAGAATTAGAAGAGCGGCAATTGGACACGTGCGTAAGAAGAATTCTGGAGCTGGTTCGCCGGACGAGAGAGCATCGGGGGGTAGAGCTCCCATCCGCCGAAGAGCGGCATAAGCTGGCCCGCCGTGCGGCCGCCGAGAGCATGGTTCTGCTGAAAAACGATAAGGGGCTGCTCCCGCTACAGCCTGAACGCCTGTCATCCGTCGCCGTCATCGGCCGATTCGCAAAGCAGCCAAGAATCCAAGGGGCGGGAAGCGCCAAGGTGACACCGACGCAGGTCGATATCCCTTGGGATGAGATGCAAGACATCGCCGGAGAGCGCCTTGAGCTTCGCTATGCGGAAGGCTATGCTCAAGATAGCCCGCCCGATACGATTGACGAATGCTTGATCGAGGAGAGCGTCGCATTGGCCAGACGTTCGGATGTAGCAATCATCTTTGCCGGACAACCTGAATCCTCTGAATCGGAAGGGCTCGACATCGCCTCGATCGACTTGCCGTGCCATCAGAGTAAGCTGATTCAAGCGGTAGCCGATGCCCAACCGAATTGTATCGTCGTTCTTAGCAGCGGTACCGCCCTCGTCATGCGCCCTTGGATTGATCAAGTATCTTGCGTGATTCAGGGCTGGCTGTCCGGGCAAGGCGGAGGCCGAGCCATCGCCGAAATTCTGTTCGGCCTCGTCAATCCGTCGGGCAAGCTGTCGGAGACATTCCCAGTCAAGCTGTCGGACACCCCTTCGTATCTGTACCCGCGCGGCGAGAACGGCAAGCTGTTTTATAGGGAAGGGCTGTTCACCGGATACCGATATTATGATCGGAAGCAGTTGGAGCCTCAGTTCCCGTTCGGCCACGGCTTGTCCTATACGACATTCGAGTACGTGTCGCTCGAGGCGGTTCAGACGGGAGACGAAGTGCATGTCACCTGCGCTATTCGCAATACAGGCACCCGAAGCGGCAAGGAAATCATCCAGTTGTATGTGAATGACGAGGAATGCCTGTGGCAGCGTCCAGACAAAGAATTGAAGGCTTTTGCGAAGGTAAACCTGGAGCCGGGAGAAACGAAAATGGTTCATTTTACGTTAGACCGGCGGGACTTTTCGTATTACAACACCAAGCAGCAGCGCTGGGTAGCCGATATGGGCTTTTTCAATATCCTCGCGGGAAGCTCCTCCCGTGATATCCGGCTTCGCTGCCGGCTGCACTGTGATTTCGGCACGCAGCAAGCCGTACAATTTCACACCTTCAGCCTGCTCAGCGATTGGCTGCGCTATTCCCATTCGCGGGCGGTGCTGGAGGAATACCTGGCGGATATGAATCGGCATGCGGAAGAGGCCGTCATCTTGAACGAGGAGTTCATCGGATTCTGGAATGATTTCCCGTTAATTAAAATTATTCAAATGTTCGGCCAGCAATGGCTTCAAGACACATCGCCTCATCTCGTCATCGAGGAGATGCTGGAGCGCGTAGCGCGCTGCCAACCTGCTGATGAGGAATTGCCGGAGCGCTAG
- a CDS encoding response regulator, whose protein sequence is MLKFYLVEDDPAVRKMLSRIVDESGLGEVVGEAGDGSYASASAVREADIVILDLLMPGRDGIETVKALRDEKYSGRFIMISQVENKEMIGEAYQQGVDTFIQKPINRLEVLAVLRRVSDHLLLEKSMQTIRNSLRTLERSGTADAAPGIPLNKEKPIEQQARSLLLQLGIAGEAGAPDLIRIMTWLKEQEQGHSILPDLPPLKTIYEQVALRSGKEAGSDAHLQKDVRAIEQRIRRLTLQALTNLASLGLSDYGNPTFEYFASRLFDFQEVRLRMRELEEQNKSSASKINLRKFLYVFYIESSAPGL, encoded by the coding sequence TTGTTGAAATTTTATCTGGTTGAAGACGACCCTGCCGTCCGCAAAATGTTATCGCGCATCGTCGACGAGAGCGGCCTGGGAGAGGTCGTCGGCGAAGCGGGGGACGGTTCCTATGCTTCCGCGTCCGCTGTCCGGGAGGCGGACATTGTCATCCTCGACCTGCTCATGCCGGGGCGCGACGGGATTGAGACCGTCAAAGCGCTGCGTGATGAAAAGTACAGCGGCAGATTCATTATGATCTCCCAGGTGGAGAATAAGGAAATGATTGGCGAGGCTTACCAGCAAGGCGTCGATACGTTTATCCAAAAGCCGATTAACCGTCTGGAGGTGTTGGCCGTGCTGCGGCGCGTCTCCGATCATCTGCTGCTGGAGAAGTCGATGCAGACGATCCGCAATTCGCTTCGCACGCTGGAAAGGTCCGGGACCGCGGATGCCGCGCCGGGCATTCCTCTCAACAAGGAAAAACCGATCGAACAACAGGCCCGGTCCTTGCTGCTGCAATTGGGGATTGCCGGTGAAGCGGGCGCTCCCGATCTGATTCGGATTATGACCTGGCTCAAGGAACAGGAGCAAGGGCATAGCATCCTGCCGGATCTGCCCCCGCTCAAGACCATCTACGAACAGGTGGCGCTCCGCAGCGGCAAGGAGGCTGGTTCCGATGCCCACCTGCAGAAGGACGTGCGCGCGATCGAGCAGCGTATCCGCCGCTTAACATTGCAAGCGCTTACCAATTTGGCGTCGCTAGGCTTGAGCGATTACGGCAACCCGACCTTCGAATACTTCGCATCCCGTTTATTCGATTTTCAGGAAGTGCGCCTGCGCATGCGGGAGCTGGAGGAACAGAACAAGTCATCCGCTTCCAAAATTAATCTGAGAAAATTTTTGTACGTGTTTTATATCGAGTCCTCAGCCCCCGGCCTGTGA